Proteins from one Microtus pennsylvanicus isolate mMicPen1 chromosome 7, mMicPen1.hap1, whole genome shotgun sequence genomic window:
- the Treml4 gene encoding trem-like transcript 4 protein — MVWRGSQLLLAPVLLLHLASGAIWGSTVVSEEFHRAVGQDLRVKCLFEPEAGPYVPKSWCRQTSSDKCDRVVTTSQPRRRFRESQYTIWDEHEKGYFSVSITRLTEKNSAIYLCGLFNVSHNKIRVLRNISLVVSPATTIFVSFLVLTTSPEETTGSFTHGSQHRNQSSPSSAGGVSPRLLVFVLCGLLLLKGLKLSVLCVLLYRRSCQGPEYAAETVMMEVRDYAGLPDVSESLGTRSHISGYEKNAYSPNPAQ; from the exons ATGGTTTGGAGGGGCTCACAACTGCTATTGGCCCCTGTGCTGCTGCTGCACCTGGCctcag GTGCCATCTGGGGGTCGACAGTTGTTTCTGAGGAATTTCACAGAGCGGTAGGACAGGACCTGCGTGTGAAGTGCCTGTTTGAGCCTGAGGCGGGGCCTTACGTGCCGAAATCGTGGTGTCGTCAGACATCTTCAGATAAATGTGACAGAGTGGTCACAACCTCTCAGCCTAGGAGGCGCTTTAGAGAATCACAGTATACAATCTGGGACGAACATGAAAAAGGCTACTTCAGCGTCTCCATCACTCGGCTCACGGAGAAGAACTCAGCAATCTACTTATGCGGACTATTTAATGTTTCCCACAATAAAATCAGAGTTCTCCGAAACATCAGCCTGGTGGTGTCTCCAG CAACCACCATCTTTGTGTCCTTCTTAGTTCTGACGACTTCTCCGGAGGAAACCACTGGCTCTTTCACCCATGGCTCTCAGCACAG AAACCAGAgttctccttcctctgctggTGGGGTGTCCCCAAGGCTTCTGGTCTTCGTGCTGTGCGGACTCCTCCTGCTCAAGGGCCTGAAGCTGTCAGTTCTCTGTGTGCTCCTTTACCGGAGGAGCTGCCAG gGACCTGAGTATGCGGCAGAGACAGTGATGATGGAGGTTAGGGACTATGCCGGCCTTCCTGACGTCTCGGAGTCCTTGGGCACACGTAGCCACATCTCAGGGTATGAGAAGAATGCTTATTCTCCTAACCCTGCCCAGTGA